Proteins encoded within one genomic window of Triticum aestivum cultivar Chinese Spring chromosome 2D, IWGSC CS RefSeq v2.1, whole genome shotgun sequence:
- the LOC123049117 gene encoding uncharacterized protein — MAPRFLACFGRGGATASAPEPVEDLAPGPVLVELFSSQGCAASPEADALVARLAQESSEAGGGERAMVVLGFHVDYWDYRGWKDPFASSAWTVRQKAYVEALRLDTLFTPQVVVQGRADCVGTEQDKLAQAVRDAPRYPSPAMKVKFQRPNPSTLQASFTGALHSRVDGGGSVLVALYESGVITDCGRGENKGKSLLNDHVVRRLEKVAAVRDGASARKAVSGSVQFPLWDDFRATKCGLVLFVQNSALQVLGVQHFDLPDNV, encoded by the exons ATGGCGCCGCGTTTCCTGGCGTGCTTCGGCAGGGGCGGCGCGACGGCCTCGGCGCCGGAGCCTGTGGAGGACCTGGCCCCGGGCCCGGTGCTGGTGGAGCTCTTCTCCTCGCAGGGGTGCGCGGCGTCGCCTGAGGCGGACGCCCTTGTGGCGCGGCTGGCGCAGGAGTCCtccgaggccggcggcggcgagcgagcgatGGTGGTGCTGGGGTTCCACGTCGACTACTGGGACTACCGCGGGTGGAAGGACCCCTTCGCGTCCAGCGCCTGGACCGTGCGGCAGAAGGCGTACGTGGAGGCGCTCCGGCTGGACACGCTCTTCACGCCGCAGGTCGTCGTGCAGGGCCGCGCGGACTGCGTCGGCACCGAGCAGGACAAGCTCGCCCAGGCCGTCCGCGACGCGCCCCGCTACCCCTCGCCCGCCATGAAG GTGAAGTTCCAGCGGCCGAACCCGAGCACGCTGCAGGCGTCCTTCACGGGCGCGCTCCACTCCCGCGTGGACGGCGGCGGGAGCGTGCTGGTGGCACTGTACGAGAGCGGCGTGATCACCGACTGCGGCCGCGGCGAGAACAAGGGCAAGTCGTTGCTCAACGACCACGTGGTGCGCCGGCTGGAGAAGGTGGCCGCCGTGCGCGACGGCGCGTCCGCCAGGAAGGCCGTGTCCGGGTCCGTCCAGTTCCCGCTGTGGGACGACTTCCGCGCCACCAAGTGCGGCCTCGTCCTCTTCGTGCAGAACTCGGCGCTGCAGGTGCTCGGCGTCCAGCACTTCGACCTGCCCGACAACGTCTGA
- the LOC123052392 gene encoding uncharacterized protein isoform X2, producing MDLSLGEIQQRRPPEKRSSRTQTIIAILGLFMFWIGAATQVGRGMKTIKYCGRLPPTDSSSLQPPPTILQLLPPQAKSTYNNKDIPLAAEASKDHSNVAYIVTPLGLHELMVDYKVWRPALSVHSRVPLFCCSSKRKMPEPRRECVCFPLGEHGLMKGG from the exons ATGGATCTGAG TTTGGGAGAGATACAACAGAGAAGACCACCAGAGAAACGGTCGTCCCGGACCCAGACTATCATTGCTATACTTG GTTTGTTTATGTTTTGGATTGGAGCAGCGACACAAGTAGGGAGAG GCATGAAAACGATAAAATATTGTGGCCGGCTGCCACCGACCGACTCGAGCTCGCTTCAGCCTCCTCCTACGATCCTGCAGCTACTACCTCCCCAAGCAAAGTCAACCTACAACAACAAG GATATCCCTTTAGCAGCAGAAGCCTCTAAAGATCACTCTAATGTGGCTTACATTGTCACTCCTCTTGGATTGCATGAGCTTATGGTG GATTACAAGGTGTGGAGGCCGGCTCTCTCGGTTCACTCAAGAGTACCTTTGTTCTGCTGTAGCTCAAAACGTAAGATGCCAGAGCCACGACGCGAGTGCGTCTGCTTCCCGTTAGGAG AACATGGTTTGatgaaaggagggtga
- the LOC123052392 gene encoding uncharacterized protein isoform X1: MDLSLGEIQQRRPPEKRSSRTQTIIAILGISGLFMFWIGAATQVGRGMKTIKYCGRLPPTDSSSLQPPPTILQLLPPQAKSTYNNKDIPLAAEASKDHSNVAYIVTPLGLHELMVDYKVWRPALSVHSRVPLFCCSSKRKMPEPRRECVCFPLGEHGLMKGG, encoded by the exons ATGGATCTGAG TTTGGGAGAGATACAACAGAGAAGACCACCAGAGAAACGGTCGTCCCGGACCCAGACTATCATTGCTATACTTG GGATATCTG GTTTGTTTATGTTTTGGATTGGAGCAGCGACACAAGTAGGGAGAG GCATGAAAACGATAAAATATTGTGGCCGGCTGCCACCGACCGACTCGAGCTCGCTTCAGCCTCCTCCTACGATCCTGCAGCTACTACCTCCCCAAGCAAAGTCAACCTACAACAACAAG GATATCCCTTTAGCAGCAGAAGCCTCTAAAGATCACTCTAATGTGGCTTACATTGTCACTCCTCTTGGATTGCATGAGCTTATGGTG GATTACAAGGTGTGGAGGCCGGCTCTCTCGGTTCACTCAAGAGTACCTTTGTTCTGCTGTAGCTCAAAACGTAAGATGCCAGAGCCACGACGCGAGTGCGTCTGCTTCCCGTTAGGAG AACATGGTTTGatgaaaggagggtga